TCCTCCGGCGGGCACGGGCCGCAGCCCGGCGGGACGTTGTGCCAGTGCCAGTACTCCTGGCGGACGTAGGCCCGGGTCCCACCGGGGGCGTCCCACTCGATGCTGTCCGGGCCGATCGGACCCTGGACGTCCTCCGGGTGAAGCCGGTCGCGCTGCTGGAGCGCGTACGCCGCCGACTCGGCGAGTAGGCCGTCCAGCTCGGTCCGGCTCCGCCACCACCGCCGGTCGGCCAATGCCGCCTCCCGGAGGGCGATCTCCCGGCAGCCGTCCAGCTCCGGATCTTGGGAGAGCCGGGCCAGCACCTCCGCCTCCTGGTCCAGGTCGGGGGCGTCCGCGTAGGCCTCGGCCGCTGTGGGGGCGGTGAACGCCGGGTAGTGGTGCAGCGTTCGGCGCGGGGTCTCACTCATCAGGGGGTCTCTCCTTCGTGCGGGAGGGGCGGCCGGTGGGCCTCCCCTGGTGGGTGGTCGGTCAGGCCCGGTCGGCGGGGCCGATCCGGCGCAGGTCGGCGGGGCGGACGCGCGGCAGGGAACAGAACGCCTCGGCCAACCAGCCGATCAGCCCCCGGATCTCGACGTCCTCCGGCCCGACCCAGACGACCCGGCCCCGACCACCGGCGTACCGGCCCGAGGTCACCTCGACCTCGTCGCCTACCTGGATGCTGCTCATGTCGTGCTCCTCTCTGGTGGGGCGGGGCGGGCCCGGCCGGGCCCGCCCCGGGGTTGGTCAGAGGGCGGTGAGCCCGGCCTGACGGATCAGCGCCTCGATCTCCTGCGTGGTGACGGTCGGCCCGGACGCGTCCAGGAATCCGGCGGCGGTCATCTTGGCGTTGGCCTCCTCGGCCAGGACCTGGAGCGGGGCCGTGAAATCCGTCGCACGGGCCCGCCGCGCGGGGTCCAGGGCGACGACGGCGAGTGCGGTACGGAGCCGCTGGAAGGCCACGAGCGCTTCGCGGGTGGTGGTGTCCATGGGGATCTCCTCGGGGTGGTTAGCGGATGACGCTGACGATGTGGGTGGAGCTCATACGGCGGGTGCCCCTGTCGGTCACCACGTCGATCCGGCCAGCAGCGACGCCGGTCACGATGTGGTCAACGACCGCCCCGGTGTCCCGGAGGGTGTCGCCCGCCCGCAGGCCGATCGGGGTGGTCTTGATCACGGACTTGCGCATGGTGCTCTCCTTCGAGGTGGTTCGGGTAGTACGGGGCGGGCCCCCTCGGGCCCGCCCCTGATGGTCGATCAGAACCAGCGGTTCGCGCGGCGCTCGGCCTGGGCCTTCGCCTTCGCCTCCCGGGCGTCCTGCTTGGCCTTCTCGCGGGCGGCGTCCTCGGCCTCCTCGCGGGCCACCGCCTCCGCCTGGATCTCGTCGATCTTGGCGCCGATCTTGGCGCGGTCGCCCCCGGCGGCGGCCCGGCCGACCAGCCAGGCGAGCTTGGCCTTCTCGGCGGTGGTGTAGTAGCGCGGCTCGGCCATGGTCAGCTCCTCCCGGCGGCGAACCCGAAGCCGCCGGCCTTGGTGTTGGTGGGGGTGTTCCTCGTGCTGCGGATCTCCCGGGCGACCGTGTCCGGCCGCACCGGCTTCGTCGTCCTGGCGCTCACCCAGGCCGTCACCGCTTTTGGGTCG
The Streptomyces kaniharaensis DNA segment above includes these coding regions:
- a CDS encoding KOW motif-containing protein, encoding MSSIQVGDEVEVTSGRYAGGRGRVVWVGPEDVEIRGLIGWLAEAFCSLPRVRPADLRRIGPADRA